The nucleotide sequence AAAGGGTTGCCTGGCAAAGTGAACTCTGTCCGTTACAGTCCGGATGGCGAGTGGTTGATTACCTCTTCGGGCACCACAGGTCTATTTGGCCAGGCTGCCATCTGGGATGTGGAATCGGGAAAGAAACTGCATGAGTTCGTGGGACATAAGGATGTGCTGTACGCGGCAGCGATTAGTCCCGACAGGAAATGGCTGGCGACGGGCAGCTATGATCAGAACATCATCCTCTGGGATATCGCGACGGGAAAACAGGTCCGGTCTCTCACCGGACATAACGGCGCCATCTTCGATCTGGCATTCAGTCCCGACAGTACGACGCTGATCAGCGCCTCGGCTGATGCTACCGTGAAAGTCTGGCAGGTCTCCACAGGCAAGCGTCTGGACACACTCAGTCAGCCCCTCAAGGAACAGTACTCTGTGACGTTCAGCCCGGATGGCAATTTTATTCTTGCCGCGGGAGCCGATAACCGGATTCGCAAATGGCGTTTTATCTCACGCACCTCTGCAAAAATCAACCCGCTGATCTATGCCCGCTTCGCTCATGAAAATCCGGTGACACAGATTGCTTTTTCCCCTGATGGCAAACTGCTGGCTTCGATTTCCGATGACCAGTCGTTGAAAATCTGGGATGCCAGCCAGTTGATTTTATTGTACGTACAGGAAAATCTGCCGGCACTCCCGACCTCGGTGGTCTTCTCTACTGATTCCAGAGAGACCCTGGTCGGTTATAATAACGGACTGCTTGAGAAAATTGAATTACCCAGGCAGCTTTCTCCTTCTGATGAAACACAGACCCCGACCGCTGCAAACAATCAGGCAACTGCACCAGCAACCCAGGTGGCGAAAACCGTAACTCTCAAAGAGCAGGAACCCAATAATCAACCGGTCGACGCTACAAAGCTGGATTCATCTGCGGTCGTGGTGAGCGGAGTGATCTCTTCAGACAAACCCGACCAGCCGGACCTGGACCTGTATCGTTTTGAATCCAAAGCTGGCCAGGAATGGCTCATCGAAACAAACGCTGCCCGCCAAAAATCCAAACTCGATTCCAAAATCGAAGTGCTTGATGCGGAAGGCAAACAGATCCCGCGCATTCTGCTGCGAGCCGTCCGCGATTCTTATTTTACTTTCCGCGGTAAAGATTCGAACATCGTCAATGATTTCCGTATTCAGAACTGGCAGGAAATGGAGTTGAATGAATACCTGTATTGCAACGGTGAAGTCGTCAAACTCTGGCTCTACCCGCGTGGTCCCGATTCCGGTTTCAATGTCTACCCCGGCAGTGGCGGGAAACGCTACACCTATTTTGGAACCAGTCCCATCACTCACGCCCTGCATGAGCCCTGCTACATTGTGGAACCTCATCCGGTTGGCACAGAACTGCCTCCGAATGGCCTCCCCGTCTTCACCATTTATTATGAAAACAATGATGACGGCAGGCGGGAACTGGGTGACGATTCCCGGTTGATTTTCAAAGCTCCCCAAGATGGCGTCTATTATGTGCGTGTCTCTGATGTCCGCGGCTTTCAGGGGAAAGACTTTCATTATGAACTGACCGTTCGTCCGCGACAGCCGGACTTCAAGGTAACGTTAAAAGGAGCCAATCCCAAGGTCAACGCCGGCAGTGGAAAAGAAATCGAAGTCGTCGCTGACCGCATTGATGGCTTTAATGGACCGATTCGAGTTGATATTGCTGATGTGCCTGCAGGCTTTCATGTCACCAGCCCGATTATCATCCAGGCCGGTCACGACCGGGCTTATGGCGTATTATCAGCAGACCCGGTGCCGGAAACTTCTGGAGCACTTGTTGCACCGCTGCCCAACGACGGTCGCTATCAAACCGTTTCCGTCACCGCGACCGCAAAGATCGGTGACAAAGAAGTTACACATCCGGTAAATCCACTGGGACAGATCAAACTGCTCAACAAACCAAAACTGATTATCCGCATGGTGAAGATGGAAACCGACAAACTGGACGTAGCCGGTGATAATATTGCCGAGATACCTGACAAACCCATTGAATTGACCATCCATCCCGGCGAGACAATTTCAGCCCGGGTTCTGCTGTTGCGAAATGGTTACCAGGGAGTCGTCAGTTTCGGTCGTGAGTATGCAGGCCGCAATCTGCCCCACGGCGTCTATGTAGATAATATAGGCCTGAATGGTCTGCTGCTTTTGGATAATATGAACGAACGGACCTTTTATCTGACCGCAGCCAAGTGGGTCCCGGAAACAACCCGTTTGTTCCATCTTCGAGCCGCCCAGGAAGGCAACCAGACTTCGATTCCAGTGCTCCTGCATGTAAAACACAAAGATAAACTGGCTGCCAGTTCGAACTAAGACACTCGCAGGGAGTGTCAAGTGAAACCATGCCTGGCAGGCTTTATCTGGCTAACTGCTGCGAGGGGTTTCTACTCAAATCCGGGTGAGGAGCGTGGGGATAGGCGACGGGTTGATAACGAATCGCCAGTTCGGGAGTTTTCAGCTTTTTGCAGCCCTGAAAACGTGAGGTCAGAGCCCGATCGAGAATACCAGTGGTTAACAACGTCCGTTCGACAGGGTAGCTGGGGCGCCCCGTGTGAATCATGCATTCGATACCTTTTAACAGATATGCAAAGTGAGGATGTGCAGGTTCGGTTCGTTCTTCGAACTGAGTGGAGACAGGTTTCGCTTGTCCCTTGAGCTTGAGCGCCACCGAAGTACGGTTTACTGACTGCAGCATGAACAATGCTCCCACAAACCCATCGTTGTACTGGAAGAGAAACAGTCCGGCGTCCGGGTCATCACGAACATCCCCCTCCCTTACTTTGGGAACTGCTGCCAGTGCGGCATCAAAGACATCTCGGGAAACGAGACCTTCATCAAGGACGTTCCACATGGCG is from Gimesia maris and encodes:
- a CDS encoding c-type cytochrome domain-containing protein, yielding MTNVPVKLMLFCSLCVLASFSDSLSAAEKQVDYPKQIAPLFRKYCEGCHSVDDPEGKFAIDSYQGLLKGGKHGPAVLPGDSGSSRLIRMIKGEAKPVMPPEDSGEKLTDAEIALLVEWVNQGAKGPAGKEPARMELTVPDIKPSKSVQKPVTSLAWSPQTDQIAVARFEEVKLLSPDLKKVIQSWKGLPGKVNSVRYSPDGEWLITSSGTTGLFGQAAIWDVESGKKLHEFVGHKDVLYAAAISPDRKWLATGSYDQNIILWDIATGKQVRSLTGHNGAIFDLAFSPDSTTLISASADATVKVWQVSTGKRLDTLSQPLKEQYSVTFSPDGNFILAAGADNRIRKWRFISRTSAKINPLIYARFAHENPVTQIAFSPDGKLLASISDDQSLKIWDASQLILLYVQENLPALPTSVVFSTDSRETLVGYNNGLLEKIELPRQLSPSDETQTPTAANNQATAPATQVAKTVTLKEQEPNNQPVDATKLDSSAVVVSGVISSDKPDQPDLDLYRFESKAGQEWLIETNAARQKSKLDSKIEVLDAEGKQIPRILLRAVRDSYFTFRGKDSNIVNDFRIQNWQEMELNEYLYCNGEVVKLWLYPRGPDSGFNVYPGSGGKRYTYFGTSPITHALHEPCYIVEPHPVGTELPPNGLPVFTIYYENNDDGRRELGDDSRLIFKAPQDGVYYVRVSDVRGFQGKDFHYELTVRPRQPDFKVTLKGANPKVNAGSGKEIEVVADRIDGFNGPIRVDIADVPAGFHVTSPIIIQAGHDRAYGVLSADPVPETSGALVAPLPNDGRYQTVSVTATAKIGDKEVTHPVNPLGQIKLLNKPKLIIRMVKMETDKLDVAGDNIAEIPDKPIELTIHPGETISARVLLLRNGYQGVVSFGREYAGRNLPHGVYVDNIGLNGLLLLDNMNERTFYLTAAKWVPETTRLFHLRAAQEGNQTSIPVLLHVKHKDKLAASSN